In one window of Paraflavitalea soli DNA:
- a CDS encoding glycoside hydrolase family protein, whose protein sequence is MKLYYFLIAITLLAIGANAQQIENLAELKKRSTNPIFSKLGAAPRNGGFSMKGYWVWCGSAVKGEDNKYHLFASRWPDSLVFHPGWMVASEVVHAVADKPEGPYTFSEVALPARGAQYWDGRATHNPQIVKHKGQYILFYMGSTHPFEDPKAKELTLQSHWCIAARNNKRVGVAVSNSPYGPWKRLDQPILPVKPNTFYSFLTSNPTAVVHDDGSVLIMFKGRGHNGNTHSHMSLGVAKAPSIFGPYKVLNNDQPVFSVDKQGEAEDPFLWKDATGYHVIFKDQVARFTGEKGGGVLAHSKDGVKWTIDKDPKAYSRTVEWNDGRTEMQGQLERPFILFENKRPAYLFFATMDGPGGFNNATRSWNMVIPFKP, encoded by the coding sequence ATGAAACTATATTATTTTCTGATTGCCATCACCTTGCTCGCCATAGGCGCCAATGCACAGCAGATTGAGAACCTGGCCGAACTGAAAAAGAGGTCCACCAATCCCATTTTTAGCAAATTGGGCGCCGCGCCCCGCAATGGTGGTTTTTCCATGAAAGGATACTGGGTATGGTGCGGCTCAGCCGTCAAAGGAGAGGACAACAAATACCATCTCTTTGCCTCCCGCTGGCCCGATTCATTGGTGTTTCATCCGGGTTGGATGGTCGCCTCTGAAGTCGTCCATGCCGTGGCCGACAAGCCCGAAGGCCCCTACACCTTTTCCGAGGTGGCCTTACCGGCCCGTGGTGCTCAGTATTGGGATGGTCGGGCTACCCACAATCCGCAGATCGTTAAACACAAAGGCCAATATATCCTTTTCTATATGGGTTCTACCCATCCCTTCGAAGACCCCAAAGCCAAAGAGCTTACCCTGCAAAGCCACTGGTGCATTGCAGCCCGCAACAACAAGCGCGTAGGCGTAGCAGTATCCAACAGCCCTTATGGCCCCTGGAAGCGACTCGATCAACCCATACTCCCCGTAAAGCCCAACACCTTCTACAGTTTCCTCACTTCCAATCCAACCGCCGTGGTACATGATGACGGCTCAGTATTGATCATGTTCAAAGGCCGTGGACATAATGGCAACACCCATTCCCACATGAGCCTGGGCGTGGCCAAAGCCCCTTCCATTTTCGGCCCTTACAAAGTACTCAACAACGATCAGCCTGTTTTCAGTGTAGACAAACAGGGCGAAGCTGAAGACCCTTTCTTATGGAAAGATGCGACGGGATACCATGTCATCTTCAAAGACCAGGTGGCCAGGTTTACCGGCGAGAAAGGTGGCGGCGTACTCGCCCATTCAAAAGATGGTGTTAAATGGACCATCGACAAAGATCCCAAAGCTTACTCCCGCACCGTGGAGTGGAACGATGGAAGAACCGAAATGCAGGGCCAGCTCGAAAGGCCCTTCATTCTCTTTGAAAACAAACGGCCCGCCTACCTCTTCTTTGCTACCATGGATGGCCCCGGTGGTTTCAACAACGCTACCCGCTCCTGGAACATGGTGATACCTTTCAAACCGTAA
- a CDS encoding HopJ type III effector protein — protein MKEQIPALIKSLKENTRTFKEVLEFIETYYQHQPTAFKNGEAYNEATQNQGSARVFAFAQLNNLNEEDTLSLFAEHYQAVLKTPAGTDHQNIRQFRKHGWAGIAFEGQALLTK, from the coding sequence ATGAAAGAACAAATCCCCGCGCTGATAAAAAGTTTAAAAGAGAATACCCGCACATTTAAAGAGGTACTTGAGTTTATTGAAACCTACTATCAACACCAGCCAACAGCCTTCAAAAATGGAGAAGCTTATAACGAAGCCACCCAAAACCAGGGTAGCGCCAGGGTATTTGCTTTTGCCCAATTAAACAACCTCAACGAAGAAGATACACTATCCTTATTTGCAGAACATTATCAGGCCGTTTTAAAAACACCAGCGGGCACCGATCACCAAAACATCAGGCAGTTTAGGAAACATGGCTGGGCAGGGATCGCTTTTGAAGGACAGGCCCTGCTGACAAAATAG
- a CDS encoding MerR family transcriptional regulator, whose protein sequence is MDNYSVKKLSKLAGVSVRTLHLYDEIGLLKPSVRTEARYRLYGEKELLRLQQILFYRELDFPLKDICTILDDPAFDLVQALEGHRKALLARKERINTLVGTIEKTLVTLKNNTMLQVEDLYEGIPKEKMEAWRSEAMSKWGKETILEVEDTLRSFSKQEMESLKAELNDITNRLAALITGDPAGEEVQQCIARRYKIILRLTGGKIQLPKLEYFRKLGELYVADNSYTPVNGLPSKELALFIKEATDHYIRNQEQ, encoded by the coding sequence ATGGACAACTATTCTGTAAAAAAACTGTCGAAACTCGCAGGTGTAAGCGTGCGCACCTTACACCTCTATGATGAGATCGGCTTGTTAAAACCTTCTGTCCGTACCGAGGCCAGGTACCGGCTTTATGGCGAAAAAGAACTGTTGCGCTTACAGCAGATACTCTTTTACCGTGAACTCGATTTCCCGCTAAAAGACATCTGTACCATTCTGGATGATCCTGCATTTGATCTGGTGCAGGCTTTGGAAGGCCACAGAAAAGCCCTATTGGCCAGGAAGGAAAGGATAAACACATTGGTTGGTACCATAGAAAAAACATTGGTAACACTAAAAAACAACACTATGTTACAGGTAGAGGATTTATACGAAGGCATTCCAAAGGAAAAGATGGAAGCCTGGCGATCAGAAGCCATGTCCAAATGGGGCAAGGAAACTATTTTGGAGGTTGAAGACACCTTACGCAGCTTCAGTAAACAAGAGATGGAATCCCTGAAGGCAGAACTCAATGACATTACCAACCGGCTGGCCGCCCTCATCACTGGCGATCCTGCAGGTGAGGAAGTACAACAGTGTATAGCCCGGCGCTACAAGATCATCCTTCGGCTTACAGGTGGAAAAATACAGTTGCCCAAACTGGAATATTTCAGAAAACTCGGTGAGCTATACGTAGCAGACAACAGCTATACACCCGTGAATGGATTACCCAGCAAAGAATTGGCATTATTTATAAAGGAAGCCACGGACCACTATATCAGGAACCAGGAACAATAG
- a CDS encoding RidA family protein → MNSSIEFLSPDELLKNPAFSQVAITRGSGDTIYIYIGGQNAITKDLEIIGKGDITLQTAHALKNIETALGAAGASLDDLFKLTIYIVQGQDLRKGFAGAQDFLKKLKHPPVISGIVVAGLANPDYLVEIEAVAFSKGK, encoded by the coding sequence ATGAACTCAAGTATAGAATTTTTAAGCCCGGACGAATTATTGAAAAACCCTGCCTTCTCGCAGGTTGCCATTACCAGAGGAAGCGGCGACACCATTTATATTTATATAGGTGGGCAAAATGCCATTACCAAAGACCTGGAGATCATTGGGAAAGGGGATATTACTTTACAAACGGCGCATGCATTGAAGAATATTGAAACGGCTTTGGGTGCGGCCGGCGCCAGTTTAGACGACCTGTTTAAACTGACGATCTATATTGTACAAGGCCAGGACCTTCGAAAAGGATTTGCAGGTGCACAAGACTTTTTGAAAAAGCTCAAACATCCACCTGTTATTTCCGGCATTGTGGTAGCAGGGCTGGCCAATCCTGATTACTTAGTGGAAATTGAGGCGGTTGCATTTAGCAAAGGGAAATAG
- a CDS encoding helix-turn-helix domain-containing protein, whose translation MCESKKETIHQSLEVLYKKVDHCPLKDLQLTFFQMAYIISGKGFLSINGHRIAYQTGNLMLLTPNDYYNFDIEETTEFLLIRFTSDYVKKYKWKNISEIECLLYYSTHLTGCILRNVSDYPLVKSIIRSLLQGIEHSDLYEEDLQMHFVNALIVIAARNIAKIKPANLKVNADKRIQDIIDYIQTNIFSPQKLKVSVIAEAFDISDTYLGTYFKNQCGETIQHFMANYKIRLIEHRLQFSDRRINEIADEFGFADESHLNKFFKKHKSLSLTQYRKSKAA comes from the coding sequence ATGTGTGAATCCAAAAAAGAAACCATTCACCAGTCCCTGGAAGTACTCTACAAGAAGGTCGATCATTGCCCCCTCAAAGACCTGCAGCTCACTTTTTTCCAGATGGCCTATATCATTTCGGGCAAGGGTTTTCTAAGCATCAACGGTCACCGGATCGCCTACCAGACAGGCAACCTGATGTTACTAACACCCAATGACTATTACAATTTTGATATTGAAGAGACCACCGAATTTCTACTCATCCGTTTCACCAGCGATTATGTAAAAAAATACAAGTGGAAGAACATTAGTGAGATCGAATGTTTGCTATATTACTCCACCCACCTCACCGGCTGTATTTTGCGCAATGTGTCCGATTATCCACTGGTGAAGTCCATTATTAGATCTTTACTGCAGGGTATTGAACACAGCGATCTGTATGAAGAAGACCTGCAGATGCACTTTGTCAATGCATTGATCGTTATTGCTGCCAGGAATATTGCTAAGATCAAGCCCGCCAATTTGAAAGTCAATGCTGATAAACGCATCCAGGATATCATCGACTATATTCAAACCAATATCTTTTCACCCCAAAAGTTGAAGGTTTCCGTGATCGCTGAGGCTTTTGATATTTCCGATACCTATCTCGGTACTTATTTTAAGAACCAATGCGGCGAGACCATCCAACATTTTATGGCCAACTATAAGATCCGGTTGATAGAACACCGTCTGCAATTCAGTGACCGGCGTATCAATGAGATTGCCGATGAGTTTGGCTTTGCCGACGAAAGCCATTTGAATAAATTCTTTAAAAAACACAAGAGCCTTAGCCTCACCCAGTACAGAAAAAGCAAGGCCGCCTGA